A section of the Rhizophagus irregularis chromosome 16, complete sequence genome encodes:
- a CDS encoding uncharacterized protein (SECRETED:cutsite_TAG-VS; SECRETED:prob_0.4862); SECRETED:SignalP(1-25), producing MRTLSAQFFKICTFFLVVIITTTAGVSIPSISKRETVAKCPDPNYPVFVSSYCKTLQTMTVECKNNNNARASHDQQCNQGENCIDFLLSDEVPFAMCIPVSKLLHWTNGNYNDKVCSGTIRFDSGTNGESISIGLNTYDTNGNPIQVFDVVGRVNNNQIGEVKNQHNYSQIYRQYNVHDVVTFCFIPGISDPNNPEYANKAIAYAYIVRLSAIGGKDVQVTDIEPVISQNNTLYIEN from the coding sequence ATGAGAACATTATCTgctcaattttttaaaatatgcaCTTTCTTTCTAGTTGTTATCATAACAACAACTGCAGGAGTATCTATTCCATCTATTTCCAAGAGAGAAACGGTTGCTAAATGTCCAGACCCCAACTATCCTGTGTTTGTAAGTTCCTATTGCAAAACACTGCAAACAATGACTGTtgaatgtaaaaataataataatgcaagGGCTAGTCACGATCAACAATGTAATCAAGGCGAAAACTGTATTGATTTTCTTCTTAGTGATGAAGTACCATTTGCAATGTGTATCCCAGTAAGCAAACTTTTGCATTGGACTAATggcaattataatgataaagttTGTTCGGGCACTATTAGATTTGACTCAGGTACTAACGGTGAAAGTATATCAATCGGACTTAATACATATGATACAAATGGAAACCCAATACAAGTATTTGATGTGGTTGGAAGAGTTAATAACAATCAAATTGGTGAAGTAAAGAATCAACACAATTACAGTCAAATATATAGACAGTATAATGTGCATGATGTTGTAACTTTCTGCTTCATACCAGGCATTTCAGACCCGAACAATCCAGAATATGCTAACAAAGCAATTGCTTATGCTTATATTGTACGTCTTAGTGCGATCGGCGGAAAAGATGTACAAGTTACAGATATTGAACCAGTTATTTCACAAAATAATACTTTGTACATTGAAAATTGA